Proteins from one Mesotoga infera genomic window:
- the tig gene encoding trigger factor, with product MEKNFLKKEKNIEKFIFYFTPEEVEKAEGEVVKYVNQHYSIPGFRKGKVPVSIVRNFLDESFDEMVLENLSDTIEKEIKEEKLYIPASIVSQKREGDVASIEVELHREPELKIKDFGELELMIPKRDEVVANYVSNRLEELRNEHAIIEPKDGPVEIGDMAKIEYSIIKDGKKIADKKVQEVQITAEDDRPMVKNLIGHSRGDTIQFNRTFEGSDNEYFYSIELNEVFKKSLPEIDDEFARTVDPDLSTLDELKKKIEEEGVKSFAGWKKDFLRQQAMDKIDDLVEIEIAESTIGFFVQRAIENSKKDKSYDGYLKQAESLEKLVEEFRTGIINEVKKNRFIEEMARIEGLKVEEDELVSYSEEMSSYWGMSADRAREMIKSREDIREDLTSTILRNKVLDIVVERAKVVEIEPKKEAPEQSEQKEKE from the coding sequence GTGGAAAAGAATTTTTTGAAGAAGGAGAAGAACATCGAGAAATTCATCTTCTACTTCACGCCCGAGGAAGTCGAAAAGGCGGAGGGCGAAGTTGTGAAATACGTGAACCAGCACTATTCGATACCGGGATTCAGAAAGGGCAAGGTCCCTGTAAGTATCGTGAGAAACTTCCTCGACGAGAGTTTCGATGAAATGGTTCTCGAGAACCTTTCCGATACCATAGAAAAAGAGATCAAGGAGGAGAAGCTCTATATTCCCGCGTCCATAGTCAGCCAGAAGCGAGAAGGAGATGTCGCTTCGATAGAGGTTGAACTCCACAGAGAGCCCGAATTGAAGATAAAGGATTTCGGTGAGCTCGAACTGATGATACCAAAAAGAGACGAGGTGGTCGCCAACTATGTCAGCAACAGGCTTGAAGAGTTGCGGAACGAACACGCGATCATCGAACCGAAAGACGGCCCGGTCGAAATCGGAGACATGGCAAAGATCGAGTACTCCATAATTAAAGACGGGAAGAAGATCGCCGACAAGAAGGTCCAGGAGGTTCAGATCACTGCGGAGGACGACAGGCCGATGGTGAAAAACCTGATCGGTCATTCCAGGGGTGATACTATTCAGTTCAACAGGACTTTCGAAGGATCGGACAACGAGTATTTTTACAGCATAGAGCTTAACGAAGTCTTCAAGAAGAGCCTACCTGAGATCGACGATGAATTTGCCCGAACGGTCGATCCCGATCTATCGACCCTCGATGAACTGAAGAAGAAGATCGAGGAAGAGGGAGTGAAATCCTTCGCCGGCTGGAAAAAGGACTTCCTTCGTCAACAGGCTATGGATAAAATAGACGATCTTGTGGAAATCGAGATAGCAGAATCCACGATCGGGTTTTTCGTCCAGAGGGCGATCGAGAACTCGAAAAAGGACAAGAGCTACGACGGGTATCTTAAGCAGGCAGAAAGCCTGGAAAAACTCGTAGAAGAATTCAGGACGGGGATAATCAATGAAGTGAAGAAGAACAGATTCATCGAGGAGATGGCCAGAATAGAGGGGCTCAAAGTGGAAGAGGATGAACTTGTATCCTACTCCGAAGAGATGTCTTCTTACTGGGGAATGTCGGCCGATAGAGCCCGCGAGATGATCAAATCCAGAGAGGATATCAGAGAGGACCTGACATCGACGATTCTTAGAAACAAAGTCCTGGATATAGTGGTTGAAAGGGCTAAAGTCGTTGAGATAGAGCCAAAGAAAGAGGCCCCGGAACAGTCCGAGCAAAAAGAAAAAGAGTAA
- the lgt gene encoding prolipoprotein diacylglyceryl transferase, with translation MKKKIVISSILIAVAVVMFFFLKAVFRGDLILNPIIVENLGPFTIRWYGVLIAAAIITAYLLARRKAFKEGIKEEHIIEGIFLGIIFGVMGARLYYVAFNFEFYRGDFWSIFRTWDGGLAIHGAFFAALLVAFLYVKLRKKAQLNFFQVTDLFTAVLPLAQAIGRWGNFMNYEAYGSPTDLPWKMFVPEQYRMPGYSKFEYFHPTFLYESLANIAIFAFLYWYLEKRRNYGEVTALYMILYSTIRFFVEGLRLDSLYIGQTELRTAKVVSVVLFVAGIVLFILARYKGKPVKRVS, from the coding sequence ATGAAAAAGAAGATCGTAATATCGTCAATTTTGATAGCGGTTGCAGTGGTCATGTTCTTTTTCCTCAAGGCCGTTTTCAGGGGCGATTTGATACTGAACCCGATTATTGTCGAGAATCTCGGCCCATTCACGATAAGATGGTACGGGGTGTTGATAGCCGCCGCGATAATCACCGCCTATCTTCTTGCCAGGAGAAAGGCCTTTAAAGAAGGAATAAAAGAGGAACACATAATAGAAGGGATCTTTCTCGGGATAATCTTCGGAGTCATGGGAGCGCGGCTCTATTACGTGGCCTTCAATTTCGAGTTTTACAGGGGCGACTTCTGGAGTATATTCAGAACCTGGGACGGAGGCCTTGCGATACATGGAGCCTTCTTCGCCGCGTTGTTGGTAGCCTTTTTATATGTGAAGTTGAGAAAGAAGGCTCAACTCAACTTCTTTCAGGTAACGGACCTTTTTACAGCTGTCCTTCCCCTGGCCCAGGCCATCGGCAGGTGGGGTAACTTCATGAACTACGAAGCCTACGGCAGTCCGACAGATCTGCCCTGGAAGATGTTCGTGCCAGAACAGTACAGAATGCCCGGTTATTCGAAGTTCGAGTACTTCCACCCAACCTTTCTGTACGAGAGTCTGGCAAACATCGCCATTTTCGCTTTTCTTTACTGGTATCTCGAAAAGAGAAGAAATTATGGCGAGGTAACCGCGCTGTACATGATACTTTACTCGACAATCAGGTTCTTCGTCGAGGGACTGAGGCTGGACAGCCTTTACATAGGTCAGACGGAGCTGAGAACGGCAAAAGTCGTGTCCGTGGTCCTGTTTGTCGCCGGCATCGTGCTTTTCATCCTTGCCCGTTATAAAGGCAAACCAGTGAAAAGAGTTTCTTGA
- the queD gene encoding 6-carboxytetrahydropterin synthase QueD — translation MFYVTKEFIFDAAHNLVSYHGKCEKLHGHTYKVQITVVGEPAEEGMVIDFLELKAIARSKAIDLLDHSYINEIISQPTAENIARWIFERVSPELERENCRVYEVTVWETPTSSAKYRVGEI, via the coding sequence ATGTTTTACGTAACCAAGGAGTTCATTTTCGATGCGGCTCATAACCTCGTGAGTTATCACGGCAAGTGTGAAAAACTACACGGGCATACATATAAAGTACAAATAACTGTGGTAGGAGAACCCGCCGAGGAGGGAATGGTGATTGATTTTCTAGAACTAAAGGCCATTGCCCGCTCGAAGGCCATCGATCTGCTCGATCACTCGTATATAAACGAGATCATATCCCAGCCAACGGCCGAGAATATCGCCAGATGGATCTTCGAAAGAGTGTCGCCCGAACTGGAAAGGGAGAACTGCCGGGTATATGAAGTCACCGTTTGGGAGACCCCGACGAGTTCTGCAAAATACAGGGTGGGAGAGATTTGA
- the rdgB gene encoding RdgB/HAM1 family non-canonical purine NTP pyrophosphatase has protein sequence MRLYLVSGNHHKFKEIEQLLPEGFDLDLITSIIPGKSVAEDAGTFYGNALKKIEAYRNSGVYLLSDDSGLVIDSLGGFPGVNSARFMEGASYRDKMQEILARMKGEKKRTARFICAALFYDCSSGSLLGAEGSVEGRIAPGISGTEGFGYDPIFIPDGYDKTFGELGCEVKNRLSHRAIAFKKLFSLVCLYNGQG, from the coding sequence ATGAGGCTGTACCTTGTGAGCGGAAATCATCATAAATTCAAGGAGATCGAGCAACTGCTGCCGGAGGGCTTCGATCTGGATCTTATAACTTCGATTATTCCGGGAAAGTCTGTTGCGGAAGACGCCGGCACTTTTTATGGAAATGCTCTGAAGAAGATCGAAGCGTACAGAAATAGCGGTGTGTATCTCCTTTCAGATGATTCCGGCCTCGTGATAGACTCCTTAGGCGGTTTTCCGGGCGTCAATTCCGCGAGGTTCATGGAAGGAGCCTCCTACCGCGATAAAATGCAGGAGATACTCGCCCGTATGAAAGGAGAAAAAAAGAGAACTGCGAGATTCATCTGCGCAGCTCTCTTCTACGATTGCTCCAGCGGTAGCCTTCTGGGAGCTGAAGGCAGCGTGGAGGGAAGGATAGCCCCTGGCATTTCGGGAACGGAAGGTTTTGGTTATGATCCCATTTTTATTCCCGACGGGTACGACAAAACCTTCGGCGAACTTGGATGCGAAGTGAAAAACCGACTTTCGCACAGGGCCATAGCTTTCAAGAAACTCTTTTCACTGGTTTGCCTTTATAACGGGCAAGGATGA
- a CDS encoding zinc metallopeptidase, whose product MFWDPTFIVLIPAIILAAYAQFLVSSRFSQYSKVRSTFGYTGSQLARRLLDNAGLYDIHIERVRGNLTDHYDSRKRVVRLSQATHDSSSIAALGVVAHEIGHAIQDKEKYAPLVVRNAVVPVAQLGSSLSWILFVIGLLIVSPLLIRVGILVFSAFVFFTLVTLPVEFNASSRAKKLLASMGMPSTELKAVGSVLGAAAMTYVASTATAILQLLRMLLIAGAYGSRD is encoded by the coding sequence ATGTTTTGGGATCCGACGTTCATAGTACTGATTCCGGCGATTATTCTAGCGGCTTACGCCCAGTTTCTGGTGAGTTCTCGCTTCTCTCAGTACTCGAAAGTCAGGTCGACCTTCGGCTATACCGGTTCTCAGCTGGCCAGGAGATTGCTGGACAACGCGGGACTTTACGATATACATATAGAGAGAGTCAGGGGGAACCTCACCGATCATTACGACTCCAGAAAGAGAGTGGTGAGACTCTCTCAGGCGACTCACGACAGCAGCTCAATCGCCGCTCTGGGTGTTGTCGCACATGAAATAGGCCACGCGATCCAGGATAAAGAGAAGTACGCCCCTCTGGTTGTGAGAAACGCCGTCGTGCCGGTGGCCCAGCTCGGATCGAGTCTGTCCTGGATTCTCTTTGTCATCGGTCTCCTGATTGTCTCCCCGCTGCTTATAAGGGTGGGGATACTCGTCTTTTCGGCTTTCGTGTTTTTCACGCTAGTAACGTTACCGGTAGAATTCAACGCCAGTTCCAGAGCTAAAAAGCTTCTGGCTTCCATGGGAATGCCTTCGACTGAGCTGAAGGCCGTAGGCTCGGTTCTGGGAGCGGCTGCCATGACTTATGTAGCCTCCACTGCGACCGCCATTCTCCAGCTGTTGAGAATGCTTCTGATCGCAGGGGCTTATGGAAGCAGGGATTGA
- a CDS encoding HEAT repeat domain-containing protein, translating into MMPKDIRKLLQAIEEEIISRTEMNLKDMLSSPSSYVRARAIKSASDREIIIEDLEAFLEDPSPEVRRSVITSMSRSGIGQDKILLSLEDPSDTVRSAAVKELIEFGYEDLDLARRVASDPSKKVRKTFVLSLLESGDTELLKEFENDPINEIQTILSAYRGELELDEERLSALPKKLQKMAFASRMTQRNSQAMSALLESLSKYRSASIKESIIDLISVFPEEIAVPALKRLLDSDDKYISLPSLKVFRKIKGYDSQLLGLAERFMNSEDEECRFYGAQYLKGLQEPSSVEILHQGLEDPSDRVRALSLEALGNLKDQSIETVVEESLRSTSSRLKKASLRAVKKLRLFNCSGLISRLLKNKKEEAAVRMLAASVSGFLKLEDLAGDLESVIIDLSNDGRLRLAASRAMARINPSRLGELFGFTEG; encoded by the coding sequence ATGATGCCGAAAGATATAAGGAAACTTCTTCAGGCGATAGAGGAGGAAATAATCTCCAGAACCGAGATGAACTTGAAAGACATGCTGAGCTCGCCTTCATCATACGTCAGGGCACGCGCGATAAAGTCTGCCTCCGACAGGGAGATAATCATCGAGGACCTTGAAGCCTTTCTGGAGGATCCCTCGCCCGAAGTGCGGAGAAGCGTGATAACCTCGATGTCCAGGAGCGGTATCGGACAGGATAAGATACTCCTCTCTCTTGAAGACCCTTCCGACACAGTGAGAAGCGCCGCAGTCAAGGAACTGATAGAGTTCGGTTACGAAGACCTAGACCTGGCGCGAAGGGTCGCTTCCGACCCGTCGAAAAAAGTCAGGAAGACCTTCGTGCTTTCCCTCCTCGAATCGGGAGATACAGAGCTTCTGAAGGAATTCGAGAACGATCCCATCAACGAGATTCAGACTATACTATCGGCCTACCGTGGCGAGCTGGAACTCGACGAGGAGAGGCTCTCTGCCCTACCCAAAAAACTCCAAAAGATGGCCTTCGCCTCGAGGATGACCCAGCGGAATTCGCAGGCAATGAGCGCTCTTCTGGAAAGCCTTTCGAAGTATCGTTCGGCTTCGATAAAGGAGAGTATAATCGACCTTATATCGGTCTTCCCGGAGGAGATAGCCGTCCCGGCCCTGAAAAGACTGCTCGATTCCGATGACAAGTATATCTCCCTGCCTTCGTTGAAGGTTTTCCGCAAGATAAAGGGCTACGATTCACAGCTTCTCGGATTGGCCGAGAGATTTATGAATTCTGAGGACGAAGAATGTCGGTTCTACGGGGCGCAGTACCTGAAGGGTTTACAGGAGCCCTCTTCGGTTGAGATCCTTCATCAGGGACTTGAAGATCCTTCCGATAGGGTCAGGGCTCTCTCTCTGGAAGCGCTGGGCAATCTTAAGGATCAATCTATTGAAACAGTGGTTGAGGAGTCGCTAAGATCGACTTCGTCCCGACTGAAAAAAGCCTCTTTAAGGGCAGTCAAGAAGCTCAGACTTTTCAACTGCAGCGGCCTGATCTCTAGACTCTTGAAAAACAAGAAGGAAGAGGCGGCCGTCAGAATGCTGGCAGCTTCAGTAAGCGGTTTTCTCAAGCTCGAGGATCTGGCCGGCGATCTAGAATCGGTGATTATCGATCTCTCCAACGACGGCAGGTTGAGACTTGCCGCCTCCAGGGCTATGGCGAGGATAAATCCATCGAGGCTGGGAGAGCTTTTCGGTTTCACAGAAGGATAA
- a CDS encoding transcription antitermination factor NusB encodes MQTSRSIALEVLSFFDSNGYISSKKVEMAISTLSFKDRAFCSNLIFETLRKRIRIDYELSKYLSKPGRLPVSVLNALRMGALQLLFLDNVPPYAAIHSSVQLIGVEEFRRLANAVLRKLSSGGLTRDVPAHVKHSHPEWLFDLWRGIEYITDLEGLMEYNQTPPLETYYSKSGERAMLENGYVFEKSKFSDLFVVFQKGRPADGIERRDEMEFILQKPGLPIFKYSGSQTARLNSKPWLFHTLGRESLIRSAEEIRASIVGRLKESPLEEFIYYSQALSLEENTLLVREIPGYAAMQMGAFLKDFGIDGLFDGYGYWLLPDSSPLPGYICLLGRIK; translated from the coding sequence ATGCAGACATCACGTTCGATAGCTCTCGAAGTGCTTTCCTTTTTTGACAGCAACGGGTACATTTCTTCGAAAAAAGTGGAGATGGCTATCTCCACTCTTTCATTCAAGGATCGTGCCTTCTGTTCCAATCTGATTTTCGAGACGCTGAGAAAGCGGATCAGAATAGACTACGAACTTTCGAAGTACCTGAGCAAGCCCGGCCGTTTACCGGTGTCGGTGTTGAACGCTCTCAGAATGGGCGCCCTTCAGCTCCTCTTTCTCGATAACGTTCCTCCTTACGCAGCTATTCACTCTTCGGTACAGCTTATAGGCGTCGAAGAGTTCAGGCGGCTCGCCAACGCCGTTCTGCGGAAACTCTCTTCGGGCGGTCTTACTCGAGATGTACCCGCTCACGTGAAACACTCCCATCCAGAATGGCTCTTCGATCTCTGGAGGGGCATCGAGTACATCACTGATCTCGAAGGCCTGATGGAGTATAACCAGACGCCTCCGCTCGAGACGTATTATTCGAAGAGCGGCGAAAGGGCAATGCTCGAGAACGGTTACGTGTTCGAAAAGAGCAAGTTTTCAGATCTCTTCGTGGTCTTTCAAAAAGGCAGACCGGCCGATGGAATCGAGAGACGGGACGAGATGGAGTTCATCCTGCAAAAACCCGGCCTCCCAATTTTCAAGTACTCCGGCAGCCAAACGGCCCGGCTCAACTCCAAGCCATGGCTCTTCCATACACTAGGCAGAGAAAGCCTCATCAGAAGCGCAGAAGAGATCAGGGCGTCAATTGTCGGGAGGCTTAAAGAATCTCCTCTAGAGGAATTCATTTATTACTCACAGGCGCTGAGTCTTGAAGAGAACACCTTGCTGGTCAGAGAGATACCCGGTTATGCCGCCATGCAGATGGGGGCGTTTCTGAAAGATTTCGGGATAGATGGGCTTTTCGACGGTTATGGTTACTGGCTGCTACCCGACTCATCACCGCTCCCCGGTTATATCTGCCTTCTCGGGAGGATCAAATGA
- a CDS encoding energy-coupling factor transporter transmembrane component T family protein — translation MITVPTGRYISTGSSIHAIDPSAKIVSFILLAFSSLFLKEPVDFLVYGALWTAIYILSAVALGEYLSTLWGIRFLLLLVLVFQSFFTPGRVLLDLGVVRITVEGLLNGLTQSGRLIFAVLFGTTLSLTTSPVEISTGFERILKRLGLGESRGSKIGLAASLTLTFIPLISLQTERIIMAQKVRGVEFDKGGLFKKVKNALSVVIPVIVTSLKKAQDTAAALQIHFRSSNRTGIHLRVSRWKLPENLLTATAFMALLGVILL, via the coding sequence TTGATAACGGTCCCGACCGGCCGATATATCTCGACCGGTTCTTCGATCCACGCCATCGACCCTTCGGCCAAGATAGTTTCCTTCATCTTGCTGGCCTTTTCTTCGCTCTTTCTCAAAGAACCGGTCGACTTTCTCGTCTACGGAGCTCTCTGGACGGCGATCTATATTCTGTCGGCCGTTGCCCTAGGGGAGTACCTATCGACCCTTTGGGGCATCAGGTTTCTTCTCTTGCTGGTCTTAGTCTTTCAATCGTTCTTCACTCCCGGGAGGGTGCTGCTCGACCTGGGAGTTGTAAGGATTACCGTTGAAGGGCTGTTAAACGGTCTCACACAGTCGGGAAGATTGATTTTCGCGGTTCTCTTCGGTACAACGCTCTCACTCACCACCTCGCCGGTCGAGATTTCGACTGGTTTCGAAAGGATACTCAAAAGACTGGGGCTTGGTGAGTCCAGGGGCTCCAAAATCGGTCTGGCCGCCTCTCTCACGCTTACTTTCATTCCTCTGATATCTTTGCAGACCGAAAGGATCATAATGGCCCAGAAGGTTCGAGGTGTCGAGTTCGACAAAGGAGGCCTCTTCAAGAAGGTGAAGAACGCGCTCTCGGTCGTGATACCCGTGATAGTCACCTCGCTGAAAAAGGCGCAGGACACTGCAGCGGCCCTTCAGATACATTTCCGATCGTCCAATCGCACGGGGATTCACTTACGAGTATCGAGATGGAAATTGCCAGAAAACCTTCTGACAGCCACGGCCTTCATGGCCCTGCTGGGCGTTATCCTTCTGTGA
- the rlmN gene encoding 23S rRNA (adenine(2503)-C(2))-methyltransferase RlmN codes for MIDLLSTGLNELRDLMCRLGEGAFRANQIFDWVYRKKITDFDSMTNLSKALRAKLREELYFPLMEVVNKQVSSDGTEKFLWRLHDGEYIESVLLRHPEHFTFCISSQVGCALGCSFCATGVGGFTRNLSTGEIVGQVLLMEKDLGSEVDNIVFMGMGEPFLNEENLYASIDILHEPAGRNLGIRHFTISTAGLPEGIMRLADSGRDLRLSVSLHSCDDRIRSLLMPVNRRFPLSTLRASLDYYQRKTGNRLTFEYALVKGMNDSKEDVERLVKYLEGLKAFVNVIPVNPVDREHERPDEKTIDEFVKAIKSKGIEAALRYERGIDIAAACGQLRRQKGGRVWKEEGE; via the coding sequence ATGATAGACTTGCTTTCGACGGGACTTAACGAGTTAAGGGATTTAATGTGCCGGCTGGGCGAGGGAGCCTTCAGGGCCAACCAGATCTTCGACTGGGTTTACAGAAAGAAGATCACCGATTTCGATTCAATGACAAACCTTTCGAAGGCGCTGCGCGCGAAGCTGCGGGAGGAACTGTATTTCCCGCTAATGGAAGTCGTCAATAAGCAGGTTTCTTCCGATGGAACTGAGAAGTTTCTCTGGCGTCTTCACGATGGTGAGTACATCGAATCGGTGCTCTTGAGACATCCCGAACACTTCACTTTTTGCATCTCCTCGCAGGTGGGATGCGCGCTGGGATGCTCCTTCTGCGCCACGGGTGTCGGTGGCTTCACCAGGAATCTTTCAACCGGCGAGATAGTGGGACAGGTCCTGCTCATGGAGAAAGATCTCGGCTCGGAGGTTGATAACATAGTCTTTATGGGAATGGGCGAACCTTTTCTTAATGAGGAGAATCTGTACGCCTCGATAGATATCCTGCATGAACCGGCTGGAAGGAACTTGGGAATAAGACACTTCACGATATCAACCGCCGGCCTTCCGGAGGGAATTATGAGACTGGCCGACTCGGGCAGGGATCTCAGGCTTTCCGTTTCTCTGCACAGCTGCGACGACCGTATCAGAAGTCTTCTGATGCCTGTAAACAGAAGATTTCCACTTTCGACTCTCAGGGCTTCTCTTGATTATTACCAGAGAAAGACAGGAAACCGATTGACTTTCGAGTACGCGCTGGTGAAGGGGATGAACGACTCTAAAGAAGACGTGGAGAGGCTCGTGAAATACCTCGAGGGTCTGAAGGCCTTCGTAAACGTCATTCCGGTCAATCCAGTCGATCGGGAACATGAAAGGCCCGACGAAAAAACGATAGATGAGTTCGTGAAGGCCATAAAATCGAAGGGAATCGAGGCGGCCTTGAGATACGAACGTGGGATTGATATCGCGGCCGCCTGCGGTCAATTGAGACGACAGAAAGGGGGAAGGGTTTGGAAAGAAGAAGGGGAATAG
- the rsgA gene encoding ribosome small subunit-dependent GTPase A produces the protein MERRRGIVVRFGSRNMEVVDRASGGRVLCSMPGKFRAQGIRPIVGDVVEYSLSSAGQGRIEAILPRKSELPRPRISNIEQIILVLSLREPEVPNFITDRFLVMSSISKIPVVVVVNKIDLLEGKELSKFTGIYGEYYEIIPVSSKKKINIERMREALKGKISAMAGMSGVGKSSLLNTLNPGLQLRVSDLSRTLEKGRHTTTYAELLQFDFGGLIADTPGFANLELPSIEVEDLQDHFPELAQERGMCAFSDCIHIDEPGCYVKELLEAGDISESRYDSYFRMTRELKDNEGGKK, from the coding sequence TTGGAAAGAAGAAGGGGAATAGTAGTAAGGTTCGGTAGCAGGAATATGGAAGTGGTCGATCGAGCGTCGGGCGGTAGGGTTCTTTGTTCAATGCCTGGCAAATTCAGGGCGCAGGGAATCAGGCCAATTGTGGGAGACGTGGTCGAATATTCGCTCTCAAGCGCAGGGCAGGGCAGAATAGAGGCGATACTTCCTCGAAAAAGCGAGTTGCCGAGACCGAGAATTTCTAACATAGAGCAAATAATCCTCGTGCTCTCTCTTAGAGAGCCGGAAGTTCCAAACTTCATAACCGATCGTTTCCTGGTCATGTCGAGCATTTCGAAAATCCCGGTCGTGGTAGTCGTCAACAAAATAGACCTCCTCGAAGGGAAAGAGCTTTCGAAGTTCACCGGTATTTATGGCGAATACTACGAGATAATCCCGGTGTCCTCTAAGAAGAAGATCAATATTGAACGGATGCGCGAGGCGTTGAAGGGCAAGATAAGCGCGATGGCTGGCATGTCGGGCGTGGGCAAGAGCAGCCTTTTGAACACTCTCAATCCCGGTCTGCAGCTTAGAGTCTCCGATCTTTCCAGGACCCTCGAGAAGGGACGGCATACTACAACCTACGCCGAGCTCCTCCAGTTCGATTTCGGAGGACTTATAGCCGATACGCCGGGCTTTGCCAACCTCGAATTGCCATCGATTGAAGTGGAAGACTTGCAGGATCACTTTCCCGAACTGGCGCAGGAGAGGGGAATGTGCGCCTTTTCCGATTGCATCCATATAGACGAGCCGGGTTGTTATGTAAAAGAACTGCTGGAAGCGGGGGATATATCCGAAAGCAGGTACGACAGTTACTTTAGAATGACCAGAGAGCTTAAAGACAATGAAGGAGGAAAAAAATAG
- the rpe gene encoding ribulose-phosphate 3-epimerase: MAKISPSILAADLSNLSREVKKVIDADLLHVDVMDGVFVPNITFGTPIMEALGRIDHPPLDVHLMIEDPGKFIAEYVQLGARNLHVHVEGNPHLHRLITSIKDLGASAFVVINPATPVQALEEILPFVDGVLVMTVNPGFTGQKFIPRASLKIERLHRLRDEQGYSYEIAVDGGVSLSNAGELVERGADILIMGAAVFRTSSPSKVIAKIREMKR; this comes from the coding sequence GTGGCCAAAATATCGCCTTCGATTCTAGCCGCGGACCTTTCGAACCTTTCGAGAGAAGTGAAAAAGGTTATCGATGCCGATCTGCTCCATGTGGACGTCATGGACGGAGTCTTCGTTCCGAACATCACCTTTGGCACTCCGATCATGGAGGCGCTCGGCAGGATTGACCACCCGCCGCTGGACGTCCACCTTATGATCGAAGACCCTGGAAAGTTCATCGCCGAGTACGTACAACTCGGCGCAAGAAACCTGCACGTGCATGTTGAAGGGAACCCTCACCTCCATAGGCTAATAACTTCGATAAAGGATCTGGGGGCTTCGGCCTTCGTCGTAATCAATCCGGCGACACCAGTTCAGGCTCTCGAGGAGATACTGCCCTTCGTTGACGGGGTGCTGGTTATGACCGTAAACCCAGGATTCACCGGCCAGAAGTTCATACCCCGGGCATCGTTGAAGATAGAACGGTTACATCGTTTGAGAGATGAGCAAGGATACTCCTACGAAATAGCCGTCGACGGTGGCGTAAGTCTTTCAAATGCGGGGGAACTTGTGGAACGAGGCGCAGACATACTCATCATGGGAGCCGCCGTCTTCAGGACTTCTTCGCCTTCGAAGGTGATCGCGAAGATCAGGGAGATGAAGAGATGA